The Lachnospiraceae bacterium oral taxon 500 genome window below encodes:
- a CDS encoding sugar ABC transporter permease, with protein sequence MRPAKSRNLVGKQASKKIRENIDSYVFMLPNLILFISCSLYPVLWALKYVFYQYGGYGSGEIRFVGLANLERIFRDKVYWESLGRTFIYGFGKVGIIIPLAFLLAYFLNENKKFHTAAQSIIFLPTIMSSAVMGLVFYLLFNAYNGEINKMLMTGGIINQPINWLGKRHAMKTLVLTAIWGGLGNYMVYFIAGIQQVSTEVIESAKIDGAGRIKTIWYILLPMLGPVLKIILMLAITSAFSDISNVMVLTEGGPNNQTMVSSLYNYRYFFPVSATESTVPQYGYGAAVSVMTAFVAGLVTLLYLKIARKLDDIY encoded by the coding sequence TTGCGGCCTGCCAAAAGCCGGAATCTTGTTGGCAAACAAGCAAGCAAAAAAATCAGGGAAAATATTGATTCCTATGTATTTATGCTGCCCAATTTGATTTTATTTATTTCCTGCTCGCTGTATCCGGTTTTGTGGGCGCTGAAATATGTATTTTATCAATATGGCGGCTATGGCAGCGGCGAGATTCGATTTGTCGGTTTGGCTAATTTGGAACGAATTTTTCGGGACAAAGTTTATTGGGAAAGTCTTGGCCGGACATTTATTTATGGCTTTGGCAAGGTGGGCATCATTATTCCGCTGGCTTTTCTGCTGGCTTATTTTTTAAATGAAAACAAAAAGTTTCATACAGCGGCGCAAAGCATTATTTTTTTACCGACCATCATGAGTTCGGCGGTGATGGGGCTGGTTTTTTACCTGCTGTTTAACGCCTATAACGGTGAGATTAATAAAATGCTGATGACCGGCGGCATTATCAATCAACCGATTAACTGGCTGGGCAAGCGCCATGCCATGAAAACTTTGGTTTTAACCGCAATTTGGGGAGGTCTGGGCAATTACATGGTTTATTTTATTGCCGGGATTCAGCAGGTATCGACAGAAGTAATCGAAAGTGCTAAAATAGACGGAGCAGGCCGGATAAAAACCATCTGGTATATCCTTTTGCCGATGCTGGGGCCGGTGCTTAAAATTATTTTAATGCTGGCGATTACGTCGGCCTTCAGCGATATTTCCAATGTTATGGTTTTGACCGAGGGTGGGCCGAACAATCAAACGATGGTGTCATCTTTGTATAATTACCGTTATTTTTTTCCGGTGTCAGCAACTGAATCAACGGTTCCCCAATACGGCTACGGTGCGGCTGTCAGTGTGATGACTGCGTTTGTGGCGGGGCTGGTAACTTTGCTTTATCTGAAAATTGCCCGTAAATTGGATGACATTTATTAG
- a CDS encoding ABC transporter substrate-binding protein, with the protein MKPRAILKLIAAVMCITFLLGGCSGQSSGDKKTEETAKEATGDKTGTTGQTDAADQQKEKSEQTKTVINIWSKDRHDAKYVQAKVDEYNQKHQDVEVVYTLYTDNYLQAVDLAAQNGELPDVLVFQEMVFEKYLAQGQWLDLYPYMDDDMKKYFADVIFEGLNELDGKLYFIPTTGTTCRLFYNKEILERAGIAQPPKTMEEVLEDARKITAQLKGEGIYGFAANMKSAASALNRSMLIGLQRETGTVNGYNFKEGKYDFSVWKDELLLWKELLKEDSAMPGCESLDIDPLRTQFAAGKIGMYFSYSHAEPGVYANQFPMDSAKWDAVPIPTIGGKEVGKQNFGATSAYLINAKSANVEKAFQVYKELFTSEDYLRGYYESGCGVSIIPAIVASANPSDDFKNKEWLRINPDIDAIMPKDPSRAFASGVIVEGEDMFKVAESVYYGDADVDQALADLTERYNKAYQEAVKNGSAHEIKWPDYDPMKPTLK; encoded by the coding sequence ATGAAGCCACGGGCAATTTTAAAACTGATCGCAGCAGTAATGTGTATAACATTCCTTTTGGGCGGATGTTCAGGGCAAAGCAGCGGAGATAAGAAAACAGAGGAGACAGCTAAAGAGGCAACGGGGGATAAGACCGGCACAACCGGACAAACAGACGCGGCCGATCAGCAGAAAGAAAAATCGGAGCAGACCAAAACGGTTATTAATATTTGGTCCAAAGACCGGCATGATGCTAAGTATGTGCAGGCCAAGGTTGATGAATACAATCAAAAACATCAGGATGTCGAGGTCGTTTATACTTTATACACGGATAATTATCTGCAGGCGGTTGATTTAGCCGCTCAAAACGGAGAGCTGCCGGATGTCCTGGTGTTTCAGGAAATGGTATTTGAAAAATATTTAGCACAGGGACAATGGCTGGATCTGTATCCTTATATGGATGATGACATGAAGAAATATTTTGCCGACGTAATATTTGAAGGCTTAAATGAATTGGACGGCAAGCTATATTTTATTCCAACCACCGGTACGACTTGCCGCTTGTTCTACAATAAGGAAATTTTAGAGCGGGCCGGAATTGCCCAGCCGCCGAAAACGATGGAAGAGGTTTTAGAGGACGCGCGCAAGATCACCGCCCAGCTGAAGGGCGAGGGGATCTATGGCTTTGCTGCCAATATGAAAAGCGCCGCTTCGGCATTAAACCGTTCCATGCTGATTGGCCTGCAAAGAGAAACCGGCACGGTCAATGGCTATAATTTTAAGGAAGGAAAATACGATTTCTCGGTGTGGAAAGATGAGCTTTTACTGTGGAAAGAGTTGCTGAAAGAGGATTCAGCTATGCCGGGCTGTGAGTCTTTGGATATTGATCCCCTTCGGACACAATTCGCTGCCGGAAAAATCGGCATGTATTTTTCTTATTCTCATGCCGAGCCGGGAGTTTACGCTAATCAATTCCCGATGGATTCGGCTAAATGGGATGCGGTTCCGATTCCGACAATTGGCGGCAAAGAAGTAGGCAAACAAAACTTTGGAGCGACCTCCGCTTATTTGATCAATGCCAAGAGCGCTAATGTGGAAAAGGCTTTTCAGGTTTATAAGGAACTATTTACTTCGGAGGACTATCTGCGGGGATATTATGAAAGCGGCTGCGGTGTCAGCATTATTCCGGCGATTGTCGCCAGTGCCAATCCCAGTGATGATTTTAAAAATAAGGAATGGCTGCGCATCAACCCGGATATAGACGCGATTATGCCGAAAGATCCAAGTCGGGCTTTTGCATCGGGAGTGATTGTTGAAGGCGAAGATATGTTTAAAGTGGCTGAGTCTGTTTATTACGGTGACGCCGATGTTGATCAGGCTTTGGCTGATTTAACCGAGCGCTATAACAAGGCTTATCAGGAGGCGGTTAAAAACGGCAGTGCACATGAAATTAAATGGCCGGATTATGATCCGATGAAACCAACTCTGAAATAA
- a CDS encoding carbohydrate ABC transporter permease produces MEKIRPKQKKVFRPGKIAAAGVRYAFVLAMMAFTLYPVIYTLVGSFKTNAELTQGVSFFPSEWQLQNYYHAFVEADFLRYSVNSLIVSGSVMALAMLTSSLAGFAMARCSFAGKKLWLALYLSMMFVSLGSITLYPIYGIMRAFNLHKSLLGLILTMTGGQAANVFLIMGFIKSIPRQLDEAAIIDGCSVYQVYGRIILPLIKPILGVVALFSFRNTWNDYITGLIMTIGAPQLKTLTVAVVQLKYSVNAAAEWHIMLAGASIAIIPILLVYLLASRSFIAGLTAGAMKG; encoded by the coding sequence ATGGAAAAAATTAGACCAAAACAGAAAAAGGTTTTCCGGCCGGGAAAAATAGCAGCGGCGGGAGTCCGGTATGCTTTTGTGCTGGCGATGATGGCGTTTACTCTTTATCCGGTGATTTATACTCTGGTCGGTTCGTTTAAGACAAACGCGGAGCTGACGCAGGGAGTCAGTTTTTTCCCCAGTGAGTGGCAGCTTCAGAATTATTATCACGCTTTTGTGGAGGCGGATTTTCTTCGCTATTCCGTTAACAGCTTGATTGTATCCGGCTCTGTTATGGCTTTGGCGATGCTGACTTCCTCGTTGGCGGGTTTTGCTATGGCCAGATGCAGTTTCGCCGGAAAAAAACTTTGGCTGGCGCTTTACTTATCGATGATGTTTGTTTCGCTGGGGTCGATTACTTTGTATCCGATTTATGGGATTATGCGCGCCTTCAATTTGCATAAAAGTTTGTTGGGCTTAATCTTAACAATGACCGGCGGGCAAGCGGCCAATGTTTTTTTGATTATGGGCTTTATTAAGTCGATTCCCCGCCAGCTTGATGAGGCGGCAATCATTGACGGCTGTTCGGTTTATCAGGTCTATGGCCGGATCATACTGCCGTTAATTAAGCCGATTTTAGGTGTAGTAGCTTTATTTTCTTTTCGCAATACCTGGAATGATTATATTACCGGTTTGATCATGACCATCGGCGCACCGCAGCTGAAAACCCTGACGGTGGCGGTGGTTCAGCTGAAGTATTCGGTCAATGCAGCGGCTGAATGGCATATTATGCTGGCGGGAGCTTCGATTGCAATCATTCCCATTCTACTGGTCTATTTGCTGGCCAGCCGCAGTTTTATTGCCGGGCTGACAGCCGGAGCTATGAAGGGATAG
- a CDS encoding ribonucleotide-diphosphate reductase subunit beta, whose translation MDNKITRKALFNEKGDIELSKRRLINGNTTNLNDFNNIKYSWTSDWYRQAMNNFWIPEEINMSQDVKDYRLLDEAEKTAYDKILSFLIFLDSIQTANLPNISEYITANEVNLCLNIQTFQEAVHSQSYGYILDSICSPEERTEILYQWRDDPHLLARNKFIGDLYNEFYEEKSPWLLAKTMIANYILEGIYFYSGFMFFYNLGRMGKMPGTVQEIRYINRDENTHLWLFRSMLLELKKEEPELFTEEKVAVYKAMIKEGAEQEIRWGQYVLDNKIPGLTNQMVEAYIKYLGNQRSMALGFGPIYDEYQTEPDAMSWVSEYSDPNQIKTDFFEGKPSAYSKAAVIEDDL comes from the coding sequence TATTGAGCTGAGCAAACGGCGGCTGATTAACGGCAATACCACCAATTTAAATGATTTTAACAATATCAAATATAGCTGGACGAGCGATTGGTATCGGCAGGCGATGAATAATTTTTGGATTCCGGAAGAAATCAATATGAGCCAGGATGTCAAGGATTACCGGCTGCTGGATGAGGCGGAAAAGACAGCGTATGATAAAATTTTATCATTTCTGATTTTTTTAGACAGTATTCAAACGGCCAATTTGCCCAATATCAGTGAATATATTACCGCCAATGAGGTCAATTTATGTTTAAATATTCAGACCTTTCAGGAAGCGGTGCATTCGCAAAGCTACGGCTATATTTTAGACAGTATCTGCTCGCCGGAGGAAAGAACGGAGATTCTTTATCAGTGGCGGGATGATCCGCACTTGCTGGCCAGAAATAAGTTTATCGGCGACCTGTACAATGAGTTTTATGAGGAAAAATCGCCGTGGCTTTTGGCCAAAACCATGATTGCCAACTATATTTTGGAAGGAATTTATTTTTATTCGGGCTTTATGTTCTTTTATAATTTGGGCAGAATGGGCAAAATGCCCGGCACCGTGCAGGAAATCCGCTATATCAACCGGGATGAAAACACGCATTTGTGGCTGTTCCGGTCAATGCTGCTGGAGTTGAAAAAAGAAGAGCCGGAGCTGTTTACCGAGGAAAAGGTGGCGGTGTACAAGGCGATGATAAAGGAAGGGGCGGAGCAGGAAATCCGCTGGGGTCAGTATGTGCTGGATAACAAGATTCCGGGGCTGACCAATCAGATGGTGGAGGCCTATATCAAGTATTTGGGTAATCAGCGCAGTATGGCGCTGGGATTTGGCCCGATTTATGATGAGTATCAAACCGAGCCGGATGCGATGAGCTGGGTTAGCGAGTACTCCGATCCCAATCAAATCAAGACGGATTTCTTTGAAGGCAAGCCAAGTGCTTATTCCAAGGCGGCAGTGATTGAGGATGATTTGTAG